A stretch of Shewanella dokdonensis DNA encodes these proteins:
- a CDS encoding transglutaminase-like cysteine peptidase: MVCGRQLTSRCFKHVCHYTLLASVLAVSLLHADVGLNESTVVSSLEHTYGERAGLRAKAWFNILRDAQNQSTIEKITTVNNFFNLFRFVDDIKLWGVSNYWATPLEFIGANGGDCEDFSIAKYFTLLQLGVPDDKMRITMVKATSVNQYHMVLAYYETPGAIPLILDNLDPVIKPATQRTDLIPVYSFNGKQLWLNKEKGRGVLAGPATRLEKWNDLKHRLGADRMRKPKLVME; encoded by the coding sequence ATGGTGTGTGGCAGGCAATTGACATCCAGATGTTTCAAACACGTCTGCCACTACACCTTGCTGGCATCGGTACTTGCTGTTTCACTGTTGCATGCCGATGTTGGCCTTAATGAATCCACTGTTGTCTCTTCCCTAGAACACACCTATGGTGAACGTGCCGGATTACGAGCAAAAGCATGGTTTAACATTCTGCGAGATGCTCAGAACCAAAGCACCATAGAAAAGATCACAACAGTCAATAACTTCTTTAATTTGTTCCGTTTTGTGGATGATATAAAACTATGGGGTGTAAGTAATTACTGGGCTACGCCGCTGGAGTTTATCGGCGCCAATGGTGGCGACTGTGAAGACTTCTCTATAGCTAAGTACTTTACTTTGCTGCAATTAGGGGTTCCAGACGACAAGATGCGCATCACTATGGTTAAGGCAACCAGTGTCAATCAATACCACATGGTACTGGCTTACTATGAAACACCAGGAGCCATCCCGTTGATCCTTGATAATCTGGACCCAGTTATCAAACCTGCCACCCAACGTACAGACCTGATCCCAGTCTACAGCTTTAACGGTAAACAGTTATGGCTCAACAAAGAAAAAGGTCGAGGGGTCTTGGCAGGACCAGCCACACGTCTAGAAAAATGGAACGATTTAAAACACAGATTAGGGGCTGACCGTATGCGCAAGCCCAAATTGGTGATGGAGTAA
- a CDS encoding HlyD family type I secretion periplasmic adaptor subunit: MARTGEDHQKAPVFSDNLVSKDSELVKRQLDEYNGRLDNLNNQVEILARQIQQRQQENEELASKINTLNTSFQLVTRELELTKPLAAKGVVPEVELLKLERNVNDIKGELSSSRVNRPKVKAAMDEAILKRREAVLQYAADARAQLNDTQAKWARMTEAQVGAQDKVNKAVLASPVNGTVKAIDINTLGGVVQPGVNIMEIVPSEDQLLIETKILPKDIAFLHPGLPAMVKVTAYDFTRYGGLKGTVEQISADTSQDEEGNSFYLVKVRTEQSSLTKEDGTKMPIIPGMLTSVDVITGKRTVLEYILNPILRAKETALRER, from the coding sequence TTGGCGAGAACAGGTGAAGATCATCAAAAAGCCCCTGTCTTTTCGGACAACCTCGTCAGTAAAGACAGCGAACTGGTAAAACGCCAGTTAGATGAATACAACGGTCGATTGGATAACCTGAATAACCAAGTGGAAATCCTTGCACGTCAAATTCAGCAACGGCAGCAGGAAAATGAAGAACTAGCGTCTAAAATCAATACATTGAACACCAGCTTCCAACTGGTTACCCGAGAGCTAGAACTAACCAAACCACTAGCGGCCAAAGGCGTGGTGCCCGAAGTGGAATTGCTGAAGCTAGAACGCAACGTTAATGATATTAAAGGCGAGCTCTCTAGCTCACGGGTCAATAGACCTAAGGTGAAAGCCGCCATGGACGAAGCCATTCTGAAACGGCGTGAGGCCGTCTTGCAATACGCCGCTGATGCCAGAGCCCAATTGAATGACACCCAAGCCAAGTGGGCACGGATGACCGAGGCCCAAGTGGGAGCTCAGGATAAGGTTAATAAAGCGGTGCTAGCATCCCCGGTAAATGGAACCGTAAAGGCTATTGATATCAATACATTAGGTGGTGTTGTACAACCTGGCGTCAATATCATGGAGATTGTGCCATCAGAGGATCAACTGCTGATAGAGACCAAGATCTTACCTAAAGATATTGCGTTTCTTCACCCTGGTTTGCCCGCGATGGTGAAAGTCACCGCTTATGACTTTACCCGCTATGGTGGCCTGAAAGGCACAGTGGAACAGATTAGTGCCGATACTTCGCAAGATGAAGAAGGTAACAGTTTTTATTTAGTCAAGGTTCGAACTGAGCAGTCGAGCTTGACTAAAGAAGATGGCACAAAGATGCCAATAATCCCCGGAATGCTGACTTCTGTTGATGTGATTACCGGGAAAAGGACAGTCCTTGAGTACATACTTAATCCCATACTGCGAGCCAAAGAAACTGCGTTAAGGGAACGCTAG
- a CDS encoding biotin/lipoyl-binding protein, with amino-acid sequence MSKFLTTQDLEMVDDVYGAMLTEAPSSHKLIIWAIAAMMLCFLVWSSLATLDRVTRGTGKVIPSSQVQVIQSLDGGILQELYVQEGMLVKKGQPLVRIDDTRFRADAAQQQQEVYALRADIVRLTAELNSIFISDVAQDWREQVKIIKKPLSFRTTSSVKTANW; translated from the coding sequence ATGAGTAAGTTTCTTACCACTCAGGATCTGGAGATGGTTGATGATGTCTACGGGGCCATGCTCACCGAAGCGCCATCAAGCCACAAACTGATCATCTGGGCTATTGCCGCCATGATGTTATGTTTTTTGGTATGGTCCAGTTTGGCAACACTCGATCGGGTTACGCGTGGCACTGGGAAAGTTATCCCATCATCACAAGTGCAGGTTATTCAAAGTCTTGATGGCGGTATTTTGCAAGAGCTGTATGTGCAGGAAGGTATGTTGGTGAAAAAAGGCCAACCCTTGGTACGTATTGACGATACTCGTTTCCGTGCAGATGCCGCGCAGCAGCAACAAGAAGTGTATGCGCTTCGTGCCGATATAGTGCGTTTAACCGCAGAGCTAAACAGTATTTTTATCTCCGATGTCGCTCAAGATTGGCGAGAACAGGTGAAGATCATCAAAAAGCCCCTGTCTTTTCGGACAACCTCGTCAGTAAAGACAGCGAACTGGTAA
- the ubiK gene encoding ubiquinone biosynthesis accessory factor UbiK has translation MINAKKIEDLARQLSDNLPAGVKQFAGEFEERSKHILQQQLLKLDMVSREEFEVQQHVLLKTREKLEALQAQVDALESKLRDQA, from the coding sequence ATGATCAATGCCAAGAAAATCGAAGATCTGGCGCGGCAACTGAGTGACAACTTGCCCGCTGGAGTTAAACAGTTCGCCGGAGAATTCGAAGAACGGAGTAAACATATTCTGCAACAACAGTTGCTGAAACTGGACATGGTTTCCCGTGAAGAGTTTGAAGTGCAGCAACATGTATTACTAAAAACCAGAGAAAAACTGGAAGCCTTACAGGCTCAGGTAGACGCGCTGGAAAGCAAATTGCGCGACCAAGCATAA
- a CDS encoding OmpA family protein, with product MKLLLTSMSILLLLSGCAMRDTVSMDTPTTQAYDLNDNDRDGVIEAREKCAGTVEGANVDNYGCGQVRPINERSELKVLFANDSAYIDPQYYGQIQTISDFMKQYPNTKVTIEGHCSKTGTYEHNLELSQNRANAVVKVLHEQFGIADDRLTAIGYSYDRPVDTSGTALAQKRNRRVIAEVKGEDTMADMKWTIYSVDQEVK from the coding sequence ATGAAACTGTTACTGACATCCATGAGCATTCTGTTACTACTGTCAGGATGCGCCATGCGGGATACAGTCTCCATGGATACCCCAACAACCCAAGCCTATGATCTGAATGATAATGATCGTGATGGCGTTATTGAAGCCCGGGAAAAATGTGCTGGCACCGTTGAAGGCGCAAATGTCGACAACTATGGCTGCGGTCAGGTACGTCCGATCAATGAACGTTCAGAGCTGAAGGTGCTGTTTGCTAACGACTCAGCTTACATCGATCCGCAATATTATGGCCAAATCCAGACCATTTCTGATTTCATGAAACAGTATCCCAATACTAAAGTGACCATTGAAGGCCACTGCAGTAAAACCGGAACGTATGAGCATAATCTGGAATTGTCACAGAATCGGGCGAATGCGGTAGTTAAAGTATTGCATGAACAATTTGGAATTGCTGATGACCGGTTAACCGCAATCGGTTACAGTTATGATCGTCCAGTTGACACCAGCGGTACTGCCTTGGCCCAGAAACGCAATCGACGCGTTATTGCGGAAGTCAAAGGTGAAGATACTATGGCTGACATGAAGTGGACGATTTATTCTGTCGATCAAGAAGTTAAATAG
- a CDS encoding sensor domain-containing phosphodiesterase, with product MLKDTRRFMTPDVSSLEKRVSRLRRLATKFKRAESAQNALLEISNIANAADSMEDFYQGIHSHLKKLIPADNFYIALKNQDQLELPFFLDEKDAHPTELYPDKNLSDMLKRGLTGYVLRTQKPLLCGEATAEQLTAAGEIEDLGSPCHQWLGVPIMHNGMAVGALVVQSYNPEVSYGDTEVELMVFICHHIAGVLERLRHHEQLELAIQQRTQELSQAYDKLKQEVYERRRAERLQRSLFEIADLATSNLDMHDFYVELHHIISHLLPANNCYIALLDQSSTILAFPFYVSQLSITPPEPRPLKDGLVEYLLRNRKPVLLAQKDIRHLIKQGEIYSKAPDLNHTETMQQWIGVPLLIQGEVVGALAVYSFSMDQKYQFKDLELLTFVSQHIATAIERKLATETLKRSNEQLEEMVQARTAELAQTNHELEKEISQRRRIEQKLIHDAKHDSLTGLPNRQMFMERLTDTFESRRFYKFALLFIDLDRFKIINDTLGHLEGDHFLIETAKRLNFCIRDQDLLARLGGDEFVILLDNLYDTEDAKEVAERILCELSRPFELSGQLFNSGASIGISLCDDPQQTSSESLLRDADTAMYMAKTRGKGCYVVFDEKSHQQMMHDLTLENDLRQAFESHQLRLQYIPVQDLNTNKLVALDAKPYWQHPRHGVLNYQQLAQLAEQASLQLELDRYVIELLNDEFDTLPLEADTLIHLCLSSQHLAYKHALRNLQNCLGSCRFAMDKLCLFFNEISLARDHNNHADGFESLRELGVNLGIADYGSGYSSMLTLSFLPISCLKLEAELANGIQSSRHRRLLTAIRHSAESLQLHLIADGVNSPEQRQKLQQLGICTVQGTAETIMPQSQDSIVCA from the coding sequence ATGTTGAAGGACACTCGACGTTTTATGACTCCTGATGTGTCATCTCTTGAAAAACGTGTATCCAGGCTCAGACGTCTGGCGACCAAATTTAAACGGGCGGAATCGGCGCAAAATGCGCTGCTGGAAATCTCCAATATTGCTAACGCGGCTGACAGCATGGAAGATTTCTACCAAGGTATCCATTCACATCTTAAAAAACTTATCCCTGCGGATAATTTCTATATCGCGCTAAAAAATCAGGATCAATTAGAACTGCCCTTTTTCTTAGACGAAAAAGATGCACATCCCACTGAGCTATACCCGGATAAAAATCTGTCAGACATGCTGAAACGTGGTTTGACAGGCTATGTATTACGCACCCAAAAGCCGCTACTGTGTGGCGAAGCCACTGCGGAGCAACTCACGGCAGCCGGAGAAATTGAAGATCTCGGCTCTCCCTGCCACCAATGGCTCGGGGTGCCCATTATGCACAATGGCATGGCTGTGGGTGCATTGGTGGTACAAAGCTACAACCCTGAAGTGTCATACGGCGATACCGAAGTAGAACTGATGGTGTTCATCTGTCATCACATCGCCGGAGTATTGGAACGTCTGCGCCACCATGAACAACTGGAATTGGCTATCCAGCAACGTACCCAGGAACTCAGTCAGGCTTACGATAAACTCAAGCAAGAAGTCTATGAAAGACGCCGCGCCGAACGGTTGCAACGTTCACTATTTGAGATTGCCGATCTCGCGACCTCTAACCTAGACATGCATGATTTTTATGTGGAACTGCACCATATTATTAGCCACCTGCTGCCCGCCAATAACTGTTACATCGCGCTGCTAGATCAGTCGTCAACGATACTTGCGTTTCCGTTTTATGTATCGCAACTCAGCATTACCCCGCCAGAGCCTCGACCATTAAAAGATGGCTTAGTGGAGTATTTGCTTCGCAACCGTAAGCCGGTATTGCTGGCACAAAAAGATATCCGTCATCTGATTAAACAAGGCGAGATTTACAGTAAAGCGCCCGATCTGAACCATACTGAAACCATGCAGCAATGGATTGGTGTACCGCTGTTGATCCAAGGTGAAGTGGTAGGCGCGCTGGCAGTCTACAGCTTTAGCATGGATCAGAAATACCAGTTCAAAGACTTGGAACTGCTGACCTTCGTATCACAACACATTGCGACAGCCATTGAACGCAAGCTGGCAACCGAGACGCTCAAACGCTCAAATGAACAGTTGGAAGAGATGGTACAGGCACGAACAGCTGAACTAGCACAGACCAACCATGAACTAGAGAAGGAGATCTCGCAGCGCCGTCGTATAGAACAAAAGCTGATCCACGATGCCAAGCATGACAGTCTTACCGGCTTACCCAATCGGCAGATGTTTATGGAACGGCTGACAGACACCTTTGAGAGTCGACGTTTCTACAAGTTTGCGTTGCTGTTTATCGACTTGGATCGTTTTAAAATCATCAACGATACCCTTGGGCACCTAGAAGGCGATCATTTCCTCATTGAAACGGCTAAACGGCTGAATTTCTGCATTCGGGATCAAGACCTGCTCGCTCGGCTCGGTGGCGATGAGTTTGTCATACTGTTAGATAACTTATATGACACAGAAGATGCCAAAGAAGTGGCTGAGCGGATCCTGTGTGAGCTATCGCGGCCATTTGAACTATCAGGCCAACTGTTCAACTCGGGGGCCAGTATCGGTATTTCACTTTGTGACGATCCACAACAGACCAGTAGCGAGTCGCTGTTACGCGATGCCGATACCGCCATGTATATGGCAAAAACCCGTGGTAAAGGTTGTTATGTTGTCTTTGACGAAAAGTCACATCAGCAAATGATGCATGATCTGACACTCGAAAATGACTTACGGCAAGCGTTCGAGAGTCATCAACTGCGCCTGCAATATATTCCGGTACAAGATCTGAATACAAATAAACTAGTAGCGCTCGATGCTAAGCCCTACTGGCAACATCCACGACATGGCGTACTCAACTATCAGCAGTTAGCGCAATTGGCAGAACAGGCCAGTTTACAACTTGAGCTTGATCGTTATGTGATTGAATTACTAAATGACGAATTTGACACTCTGCCTTTGGAAGCCGACACCTTAATCCATTTATGCTTATCCAGTCAGCATTTGGCTTATAAGCATGCCTTACGTAATCTACAAAACTGTTTGGGCAGTTGCCGTTTTGCCATGGACAAGTTGTGCCTATTTTTTAACGAGATTTCGCTGGCACGGGATCACAATAACCATGCCGACGGTTTTGAATCACTCAGAGAACTGGGCGTTAACCTAGGAATTGCAGATTACGGCAGCGGCTACAGCTCCATGTTGACACTGTCATTTTTACCTATTAGTTGCCTAAAACTTGAGGCCGAGCTCGCCAATGGTATTCAAAGTTCAAGGCATCGCAGATTATTAACGGCCATCCGCCACAGCGCTGAATCGTTGCAACTGCACCTCATTGCCGATGGGGTGAATTCACCGGAGCAGCGGCAAAAATTGCAGCAGTTGGGAATTTGTACAGTGCAGGGCACGGCTGAAACGATAATGCCGCAGTCTCAAGACAGCATTGTCTGTGCCTGA